In the Triticum aestivum cultivar Chinese Spring chromosome 2B, IWGSC CS RefSeq v2.1, whole genome shotgun sequence genome, TCCAATCGTTGTTGAAAGAGGGCACGGTGATtagtaatgcctttggcttacttccctgcaagaagaacccggcccctgctgtGAGTCACCAACCTCAATGAATACCCTTTACTATATTACATCTTGCTTTTACTCATAATCCCTTATCATCTTTCACAGGtcgatgacaacttctggaaggtcaaatatgaccatgaggcgaccaaacaagccagagcggcaaagagagctgaaaggaaagccgccaaaacAGGAACTTCAAGGAAGAAGAGGCCAAGCGCTTTGGATTTGCTCAAATTGGATGACACTTCTAATGAAGAAGAGGTAATCCTTAACTCTTCTGACTCTTTTGTCATTATTTTATtgacattctatcctttcaggaggatacggggaacagccaagcaattgacgaagaggtaactataatctcctccgactcagagcctttgccaaagcaaaaaatccaaagggtgacccggaaagtaaggttttcacatcctctagcttatcaagatcctcaatttcttttgaagcaacaacagtttgaaagccggaggcagacccgaacATCAAGGATgtagaactctcctccggcttacctgacgtaaccaggaaaCGTCGGACTGAgattatctccgatttacgttctattttacctttggcgggtttatTTCGCCAACTTCTCAATTCATCTGagtccaattatcaggatacctctccttccttcGGCGAGTCTATGCAATCTAACATACGGGCTTTCAAAATTGCCCCGGGGTAACTTATTTTTGTTTACCTTATGCTTTATCTTATCCATGCTTTTGTACTCATCCTTCTGCCTTTGTCCACAGCGTGCAAGTGAAGCCCAACAAGAGGGCAAAAAAGAGTAAGCCGTCCCGAGACCCGGTCGTGACTGAACCGGAGCTTGGCACGACTGCTCCTGATAGTTctacccatcaaccgccgcctgaACCAGCCTGTGACATTCCAGCACCAACCTCTGATCCACACATTGAAGACACTCTCAATAGCTTtgataacccggaagctcctagcccggtcaagacagtTGATCCGGACATTGAGATTCTGAAGActcactttgttgagccagggcGACCCACCGTTCTTGCCAAGTGCTCTGCTAAggaggaacttctggaacgccgaaaggccaagctagatattgctgactatactcatttgagtattggagatatagtctctggctatctcaatcaagtacatagcagccgtgacctggaaattggcatggtgaagcaaataaagcaaaaatc is a window encoding:
- the LOC123045715 gene encoding uncharacterized protein isoform X3, coding for MTSHLPKSMTTSGRSNMTMRRPNKPERQRELKGKPPKQELQGRRGQALWICSNWMTLLMKKRRIRGTAKQLTKSVQVKPNKRAKKSKPSRDPVVTEPELGTTAPDSSTHQPPPEPACDIPAPTSDPHIEDTLNSFDNPEAPSPVKTVDPDIEILKTHFVEPGRPTVLAKCSAKEELLERRKAKLDIADYTHLSIGDIVSGYLNQVHSSRDLEIGMVKQIKQKSEATISQFESEMTDLKNRLAAQELEIQKANSKFEFSVCEQEKLKKNFEAEKKIWAHEKASLVTRAETAEALLAEATTELSGLKRQISQMVSTIFGPTSTNLKQNMLIKLKAVYTLVEELYSGSQRALAIVALSDDVPHLLQNVLKRLASLPQRIQDLRRASARAGAVAALSRAKVWIPELDPTDLALG
- the LOC123045715 gene encoding uncharacterized protein isoform X2; this translates as MPLAYFPARRTRPLLSMTTSGRSNMTMRRPNKPERQRELKGKPPKQELQGRRGQALWICSNWMTLLMKKRRIRGTAKQLTKSVQVKPNKRAKKSKPSRDPVVTEPELGTTAPDSSTHQPPPEPACDIPAPTSDPHIEDTLNSFDNPEAPSPVKTVDPDIEILKTHFVEPGRPTVLAKCSAKEELLERRKAKLDIADYTHLSIGDIVSGYLNQVHSSRDLEIGMVKQIKQKSEATISQFESEMTDLKNRLAAQELEIQKANSKFEFSVCEQEKLKKNFEAEKKIWAHEKASLVTRAETAEALLAEATTELSGLKRQISQMVSTIFGPTSTNLKQNMLIKLKAVYTLVEELYSGSQRALAIVALSDDVPHLLQNVLKRLASLPQRIQDLRRASARAGAVAALSRAKVWIPELDPTDLALG
- the LOC123045715 gene encoding uncharacterized protein isoform X4, producing MTTSGRSNMTMRRPNKPERQRELKGKPPKQELQGRRGQALWICSNWMTLLMKKRRIRGTAKQLTKSVQVKPNKRAKKSKPSRDPVVTEPELGTTAPDSSTHQPPPEPACDIPAPTSDPHIEDTLNSFDNPEAPSPVKTVDPDIEILKTHFVEPGRPTVLAKCSAKEELLERRKAKLDIADYTHLSIGDIVSGYLNQVHSSRDLEIGMVKQIKQKSEATISQFESEMTDLKNRLAAQELEIQKANSKFEFSVCEQEKLKKNFEAEKKIWAHEKASLVTRAETAEALLAEATTELSGLKRQISQMVSTIFGPTSTNLKQNMLIKLKAVYTLVEELYSGSQRALAIVALSDDVPHLLQNVLKRLASLPQRIQDLRRASARAGAVAALSRAKVWIPELDPTDLALG